In Castanea sativa cultivar Marrone di Chiusa Pesio chromosome 6, ASM4071231v1, a single window of DNA contains:
- the LOC142638989 gene encoding akuammiline synthase 2-like, whose protein sequence is MMKVEVTIISKETIKPSSPTLHHLKPYKLTLLDQVTPATYVPTVFFYPMTNLKPDMSQIIAQLKTSLSDTLNIFYPFSGNIKDNLFIHEFDTGVLFLEARVNCSMSEFLKHLETDSLSLFVPYHAFCKETNTTIGQMAVQLNLFDCGGIAIGLSCSHKVADATTASIFLHSWAATFTRSPEKVIHPNFSEGSIMFPPRDSLPQKYITTMDNLWFKEGDYVTRRFVFHEKAIATLRSKAKSELVPKPTRTEALACFIWKHCMAASKAKSVGPKNKSMTILVQAVNLRTRMKPHLSDASTGNIFWWAPAAADLAMEEKELHELVDLVNESIAGFDSDSAESLQGDEGFLAFSNYFDQLEDMFSAEPKPDVCAFTCWLRFFNDIDFGWGKPFWVGIMGKVGPAFRNLIIFSETPWGDGIEAWVTLGEKEMAILENDPEFLACAPLNPSISISL, encoded by the coding sequence TGTTCCGACAGTCTTCTTCTACCCCATGACCAATCTCAAGCCAGACATGTCCCAAATTATTGCACAGCTTAAAACTTCCCTATCAGACACCCTCAATATCTTTTACCCATTTTCTGGGAACATTAAAGACAACCTTTTCATCCATGAATTTGACACGGGTGTTCTCTTTCTGGAAGCTCGTGTTAATTGTTCCATGTCCGAGTTCCTTAAGCACCTAGAAACAGACTCATTGAGTCTATTTGTTCCATACCATGCCTTTTGCAAGGAAACAAATACTACTATAGGTCAAATGGCTGTTCAATTGAACCTCTTTGATTGTGGTGGAATAGCAATCGGCTTGAGCTGCTCACATAAGGTTGCAGATGCAACAACTGCGAGTATTTTCCTTCATTCTTGGGCTGCCACCTTTACTAGGTCTCCAGAAAAAGTTATACATCCAAATTTCTCTGAAGGATCAATCATGTTTCCACCAAGAGATTCACTTCCACAAAAGTATATAACTACAATGGATAACTTGTGGTTTAAAGAAGGTGATTATGTTACGAGAAGGTTTGTGTTCCATGAAAAAGCAATAGCCACTCTAAGGTCCAAAGCGAAAAGCGAACTAGTTCCAAAACCAACACGCACTGAGGCATTGGCATGTTTCATTTGGAAACACTGCATGGCAGCTTCTAAAGCCAAATCAGTTGGGCCGAAAAATAAATCCATGACCATACTGGTCCAAGCAGTGAACTTGAGGACACGAATGAAGCCACACTTGTCAGATGCATCTACTGGAAATATATTTTGGTGGGCACCCGCTGCAGCTGATTTGGCTATGGAAGAGAAAGAGCTGCATGAATTGGTGGACCTTGTAAACGAATCCATCGCAGGGTTTGATAGCGATAGTGCGGAAAGTTTGCAAGGAGATGAAGGTTTTTTGGCTTTCTCCAATTACTTTGACCAATTAGAAGATATGTTTTCTGCAGAGCCAAAACCAGATGTTTGTGCGTTTACATGCTGGCTTAGGTTTTTTAACGATATTGATTTTGGCTGGGGGAAGCCATTTTGGGTTGGTATCATGGGGAAAGTTGGCCCTGCATTtagaaatttaataatattcagtGAAACCCCATGGGGTGATGGGATTGAGGCATGGGTGACCCTTGGTGAGAAAGAAATGGCTATATTGGAGAATGATCCTGAATTTCTTGCATGTGCTCCCCTAAATCCTAGCATCTCAATCTCCCTTTAA